The DNA window gctccatgatatttaaattgcttctttctgcctgcttggagtattttctccttcacctgatattCTGgaattggctacaatattccttggagtttttccttttggggtctctttcaggagggtgatcggtggattctttcaatgatgattttatcctctgattctatgatatcagggcagttctccttaataatttcctggaatatggtgtctagattcttttctgatcatggcttttgggcagtccaatgattctcaaattgtctctcctcgatctgttttccagatcagttgtctttccaatgaggtatttcacattttcttctattttttcattctattgatttttgcttgactgattcctggtgtctcatggattccttatcttccacctgtccaattttaattttttaaagcattgttttcttcagtaagattatgcaccttttttccatttggccagtgaatttttttaaggcactgttgtTCTTCAAAGAGATTATGCaccttatttttccatttggccaactgaaatTTTTTAAGGCATGTTTTTcattcagtgaaattatgcactttcttttccattatggccagtcaatctttgtgcttccttttccaagctgctgattcttttttaatagttttcttgttttgctttcatttctctccccattttttcttctacctctctcaattgatttttaaaattctttttgagctagctcctccaggaaggctttttgttcctgagaccaattcaccttccctcgtgaggcaatttgagggtattgtcctcatctcaatttgcgttggcttcttccctattgatacagaagctctcaatggagagggctcttttttgcttcttactcattattgcagcttatttatttattttttaagttgaggtctactctcagggcaccagagtccctgttttgggcttcttgtgcaggggtataggtgctgtgtgactgggctttttactctgaggcctttatggtgtgtggagatccccaccctgcacttcctgtctgggtgcgctcggccagccaggcacctGCTCCTGGCATCCGTTcccacctgacccgttcgtggccctcccggctggtgcaggtaggtttttccactgtccttcttggccaccagatttttgaaccaggttccaggggcctcagttgttcagctgtggcccgcagctcctgctgacttgccccgaccccctcggcgctgggttgctgccctgcgctgggcctccctttttgCCCGAGTCGAGACGACCTTttccctgaagtcttctaaattatctctggttgggaggactgtgtctctctgtccctttgcaggttctgtagtttcagaatctgtccaggaggcttgatttaatgttctttttgagggaacaaaggagagctcaggcagtttgctgcttcctctccgccatcttggctccgcctcccatccatgaagttttatagCATTTAGGTAAagggaagacagtgttggtgatcagaaggtcatgagatgaacaagtcttcagtagtaagtaaTCACTGCTGTTGCTCTTTCTGTGGTCTGTTCCTCCCAAGGACACCCTGAAATGTCTGGTAGTCTAAGCCTCCCCTGAGCATTGAGTCACCCAGAAACATAAGTTTGGCCTCCTTTTGGCACAGGGATGAGAGGGTCTCACGGTCTTTTATACAAGTTTTCTTTGACCTCATAGAGGGTTTGTCAAGGGGGGAGCAAaggcactgatgatggtggcatggcattttcctgcaagtggcaatcacattgtcatgggcctgtcattcactccttttggtaggcatacaAGTTTggtgactagattagttttgatttcAAAACCTACACCAGATTCACAGCATTCCCCTTTCactgtggccactccagaaaaGTGAGTATCCAGCTCTGACTTCTGTACACTGGCCTTAATTCTCCAGCCTTATCTCattcagggctgctatttggaccCAATACCTGAGGTCTTTCATGACAAGAACTGTtctctttcaggtctactggattttatGTTGTCTATAAGTGGTCACACATTCGATGCACCAATGATGAGTAGAATCATCTTTGCAgaactttttgtatttttttttgctttttttgcagaacaatgagggttaagtgacttgcccagggttacacagctagtaagtgtcaactatctgagactggatttgaaatcaggtgctcctgaatccagggccagtgctttatccactgcaccacctagctgcccccagtttttctatttttgcGTGTGTTTCAACTGTGTGGTATGATCCTCATGTTCCATGGTAAACAGGCCAGGGCTGGGTAAGCAGAtaatttttagggcaccttttctagccccttcctcacaccaggaggtgagcagtgtggTCCTTAACAGGCTACTCGGACACCCAGGGGACTGTCGAATCCCACTGCTCCTTCCGGTGAGATGACCCTATGTCCTGGGCTGCTCGAGTGCAGGGTTGTGACTAGTGTATCTTCACCTTTATAATCTGTCTGTTACAACAGGATtttgagataggtaaaaatggtaaaatggtatgggtgaaGTCTTTCAACTTGAgcacaaattggatttaagtgaggcagagtttcacaGAGTCATCAGCcacactttctcttccagagtcatcacaaTCCAGTGCCATGACAGAaccaagacaactggtgatggctccAGATGCAGTAATGACTTTGACGTCTTCTATGTCTAACTGAGCTCTAAGCGCTCCACAAAGCCTACTTcaactgccttcatggctgttggaacaacttgttctcatccacccattccaccaggggaagacTTCATACACTTGGAGTAGacaccccctaactcaccaatgagtttgagaccccttggttaccctcaacttggtttaacAGGCTGGCCAAAGTGATTTACTGGGGTATGGCCACTGCATATGCTACAGTGGCTTGGAGCCACATGTGAGAGTCAGGTGAATcaagtagacaccaaaggtagaaagCATTCCTGAAAAGAGCTCAGTGCCCTTCATGCCAGAGGTActactctttcctgaggacactctGTACTCTGACATTTCTTTTAATGATTAATCTCATAAGGTTAATCATGTATGTGAAAGTTCACTTTCTTCCAATTACCTTTTTCTCATCAAGTTATTGATTCCATGATGGGATAAAGACAAGGCACAGGATATTAAAATTGCCAAGTTGTAACAGGGAACAGAGCAGAGTTTGAAGGAGAGAAGACTTAGGTCATATGACCATGTCATCATCTCTTTATGATAGGTAAGCAGGGATGATCTGACAAACACTGGAGATTTTGGTAGAGCAGGGGACATAGTTCTGAGAAAGGATAGGGGGAATCCTGTACCTGGCATCAGAGAGCTCAAAAGACCTTGGGGTCTTTTAATAATAAAACTCAGAGAGAAAGCTAAACAGGAAGCTAAAGAAGAAGGCTGAGGATAAGAGCTGAGcagaaaatggaagagagaaaCCCAAGGAAGAAGAGGGGACACCATTGGCCAGTGTGGCAGAAAAGTCATCAGACAGGAACAGAAAGCACATcataagagaggaaggaagaagtccTTGTTAGGAGGAAATTCAATCTGCTGCAGACCACTCAGTAATGGGAAATGGGCAGATAAGGTAGCAGAAGAAAGTTGATAATGTGAGTGGGCAGCCAAGTTCCTGGGCAAGTACTTTCCTTTCACTTGGCGTCAGTTCTCTCCcctgtaaaataatggaattggaTGAGATTATTTCTAAATCCCCTTCCACACTGACATTTGGGAGGCTGTGTTCCTGACATATACGGCTCATCAATATAGTTTATTTCTGAGTAATTCTTGGTGCAGAGAAGGACAGATCAATGGAGAGATATATTGACATTTCTTTTAATGATTAATCTAAGGAAAGCAATCATATGTGTAAAGAACCAAAGGTTCAGTCTCTCTTCCAATCACCTTTTGCCTCCTTAAATTGACTGCTTCCATGACGAGATAAAGATAAAGCTCAGGGTATGAAAACTCCCAAGTTGTGACAAGGAACAGAGTAGAGTTCATACAGCCTGCTCTTTCTTAGGGAGCCTGGACTTTGCAGAGATGGCCACAGGCCTCCAACCTTGGCCCTGGGCTttggtgaggctggctctctgtgCTGCCTGCCTGGGCTTTGTCCAAGGGGGCAAGCTGCTGGTGGTCCCCACGGATGGCAGCCACTGGCTCAGCATGCATAAAGTGGTTCAGGAGCTCAGCCTGAGAGGCCATGAGAGTGTTGTCCTGTCACCAGAGCTATCTGTGCGCATCAAGGAAGCGCCATTTTACACTCTGAAGACCTTTCCAGTCAATTTCAGCAAGGACCTCTTTGAAGAGTTGACAGAGTCTGAATTCCAACTGACTTTTGACCCTCAACCTTTAATCAAGAGATTTTTTAACACGGTTGCACTCTTTAAGAGAATGAATGCCATGTATTTTAGATTTTGTGCAGACTTAGTGTATAACAAGGAACTGCTGAAGTCCCTGGAAGAAGCCCACTATGATGCCATTTTAACCGATCCCATTTTTCCCTGTGGAGCCCTTGTGGCACAGTATCTGTCCATTCCAGCTGTTTACTTCTTGAGAGGACTCCCATGTCATTTAGATGCTGAAAGCACTCAGTGCCCAGATCCATCTTCCTATATCCCCAGATTGGCTACAGACAACACAGACAAGATGACATTCCTACAGCGGGTAAAGAACATTCTATACCCTTTGCTTCATAGTGTGGTGTGCCATATGATGTATTCACCTTTTGCAAGCCTGGCCTCAGAACTCCTTCAGAGAGATGTGAGCATAGTAGATGTTTTCAAGCATGGATCGGTCTGGCTTATGAGGACAGACTTTGTGATGGATTTCCCTAAACCTATCATGCCAAACATGGTCTTCATTGGGGGCATCAACTGTGCCAGTGCCAAGCAGCTTTCTCAGGTTGGTATGTGATCCATTAGCCAACATCGCAGGTGCCACCCAGTGGCGTAAATTTGAGCATGTTGTTTCTAAGAGAAAATCTGGTTACATTTTTCATTAATCCCCAACTATTTGGTTACCCAGGTTGTGATGAGAAGATTGACTTGTAAGTTTTGTGACACTTTCTGTAGGAACATCACAAATGCTTTGTTGGAGGATATTGAATGAGAAGAGGATAGAGGCCTTAGCCCATGGAGTCATTAGGAGGCAAGATCAGGTGATGAGGGCCATGACCAGGTTGAAGGCTCTGTGAGTGGAGAAGATATGACAGATGGTATAAACAGTTGCAGAAGAGTCAGAACCCAACCCAAAGTTGTGAATCCAGGTGACTCAAGGCAGCGGTAGCAGGGCATGAGCAGAAATGGAAGGGCTTGGGTGAAGAGGAGTGGGAAGTTGGGGAAAATCTTCTGATTTGTGCTTCAATTGTGATgctaattcaattcagtaaatactTCTGGAGAAATGATTTAAgacagagaggcagtgtggcatagatAATAGTGAGCTGGCCTCAGGGTCCAGAAGATGAGCATTCCAGtattctgaatgaatgaattataaaTCAGGACACGTTTCTGAGCAAGAAGGGAGAAATGTTCATATGAGCAGACATGAAGGGTACATATGACCACATCATCTTCTCTTTGTGATACAACAACAGGCATGACTGGACACACACTGTAGACTTTGGTAGAATAAAGGACAAAGAGTTCTGAGAAATGAGAGGTGAATCCCTTCCCTTAGGACTTTACAGCTGAACATCAGAGAGTTCAAGAGATCTTCAGTCTCTCAAGAATGAAactcagtgaaatgagcagaaccaggagaacattgtacactgtatcaacaacattctgtgttgatcaactctgatagatttgactcttctcagcaatacaatggtccaagatagttccaaaggactcatgatggaaaatgctctccaaatccagaaaaaaagaactgtgggatctagatgcagattgaaccatactatttatacttttttgtttttcttttttgatgtttttcccttttgtttggattcttctttcacagcatgactaatgcagattaaatatgtttaatgtgattgtacatacataacctgccttggggaggggatggaggaagaaaaatttgaaactagaaatgtgataaaaacaaatgttgaaaactatctctacatgtaactagaaaataataaaatacttttatgataaaaatgaaactcaGACAGAAAGTCAAAGAGGAAgctagagaggaaggaggaggagaagagtagaggagaagatgggagagagaaacccaaggaagaaggaggagatacCAGTGGCCAATAGAGCAGAAAAGCCAAGTCAGATGGGAACAGAAACCACAtcataaggaaggaaggaagaagtcagCAGAAAGGAAATTCAGTGTGGTGCAGACCACTGATTAATGGAAAGGGGTAGAAGAAAATTGGCAATGAGAGTGGGCAGCAAGTCCTGGGCagatcctttcctttcccttggtctcagttttctctttcgTAAAATGGGGGGATTGCTTGAGATGCTTTCTAAATCCCCTTGGACCTCAAAATTGGGGAGGCTGTGATCCTTATGTATAAGTGTTGTCAGTCCAGTTGGTTCTGAGGGTATTTTTGATTAGAGATCAGTGGAAAGGGAGAgactggcatttttttttaattcagccaGTGTTTATTAAACccctattttttcatttacttttttattttggttaaacatttttatttctatttttctattgcaatctctatcccttcttccctctctccttcccaaggcagcaaggaatctgatataggttatacatatatgaacatacaaaatatcattatatttgttgcttaatgaaagaatgtgaaaaacagcaggattcagtctgttccatcaatatcagttaattttgtggaggtggatagcatgtttcatcaatatccttttgggattgtcttggattattgtattgttgagaatagtcaagtcattcacagttcttcatcgaacaatattgctgtctctctgtacagtgttctcttggttctgctcatttcccaatacatcacttcatacatctctttccaagcttttttgaagtcatctggTCTGTTATTTCTTACTGCATaggaatattccattaccatcatagaccacagcttgtttagccattccccaatggatgggaaatctttttgatttccaatttttagccaccacaaaaaaaaaaatgctgctagaaatatttttgtacaaataggtctttttctctttttagagatgtctttgggatataaaccaagtaggggtattgctggatcaaagggtatgcacaattctatagccctttgggcatagttccaaattgctctccagaatggttgcatctttTCACAACCCCATCAAGAGTGGATTagcatggggcagccaggtggtgaagtggataaagcacaggccctggattcaagaggacctgagttcaaatctggtctcagaaacttgacacttactagctgtgtgactctgggcaagtcacttaaccctcactgccccacaaaaataaaagaaattttttaaaaagagtggattagcaccccagttttcccacaatccctccaacaaccaatattttctatTCTTGTTATACttgccaatctaataggtgtaaggtgatatctcagagttgttttaatttgcatttctctgatcaataatgatctagagcattttttcatatgattattgataactttgatttctttgtctgaaaactgccttttcaaatcctttgactgtttatcaattgaggaatgactttttttttttggtgaggcaattggggttaagtgactcacccagggtcacacaactagtaagtgtcaatgttctgaggccgaatttgaactcaggtactcctcactccagggccggtgctctatccactgcacaacctagctgcccctatgacttgtatttttaaaaattaaatgcagttccttttttattcttctttttaaaaatttgctgtttatttattgatctatctactcattttttaatttatttgcagagcaatgagggttaagtgacttgcccagggtcacacagctagtaagtgtcaagtgcctgaggccggatttatacttaggtcctcctgaatccaagctcagtgctttatccactgtaccacctagctgcccccaatcccattttattttttaataatatttcctttccccccaattccatgtaaagacaattttaacatttgggttttttttgttttggattccaaattctatccctcccttcatGACCTGACCCTCCTTGGgatggtaaacaatctgatataggttatgcatgtgcaatcatgtaaaatatttctccattagtcattttgtgcaagaaaactcagaaagaaagaaggaaggaaggaagaaaatatgatgcttcagtctctattcagacaccataagtttttcctctggaggtggatagcatttttcatcataaatcctttgggatttatcttggatcattgtattgctgagaagagcaaagtcatGCAtcgttcttcattgtacaatatctTTATTACTGTATACggcattctcctagttctgctcatttcacccttTATCAGCAAATCTGATTACATTTCAATGGATCTCCTATTAGTAGATGGCCCAAGGTGGACCCAGaggctttctttttaatctttgtgaTATTTCTTGAATCAGACAGACCTGTAGAGATGGACTGGGGAGGCATAAATgtggaatcattttttttttctggcaaacCTTTCCTTGTAGTGATTTCTTTGTGTCCTCCTTGACTCTAGTTCCCCAATCTTTAGTGTCATTAGAAATCAGGAGACCCACATTCTCATCTTCCTTCTGCCGTGAACAGAAAGAACCAAGAAGGACTTGACTTCTCATgggtttgttttccttcttaGTTAAAGAAAGGAGATGTATGACATGCACCTGGGCTTCTTAAATGATTCTTTAGGTCTCTGTGCATTAGGCTCATTGGCTTATAGATTTAAGGGACTTCACAGACCATTGGGTCCAAAcccatattttacaaattatgAGAGGCAACCTAGTTTGGTGCATAAAATATTTGATTTGCAGTCGTGAAAATTTCCCTTCCCTtgacctcatttttctcttctgtaaaatgtggggattgGATGAAATGACTTTTAAATCCCCTCGCACTTTGAAATTTGGGATGCTGGGTTCCTGACATACAAGTGTTGTCAAGACAGTTTTTCTTCCAGTATATTATTGGTACAGAGGAGGAGAGAtcagtggagagggagagagttaaTTGACATTTCTTTTAATGATTAATTTAAGGAAATCAATCATATATGTGAAGAACTAAATGTTGtctttttccaattactttttgCCTCCTTAAATTGATTGCTTCCATGATGAGATAAAGATAAGGTACACGCTATTAAAACTGACAGGTTGTGACAGGGAACAGAGCAGTTTTTAGGGATCCTGGACTTTGCAGAGATGGCCACAGGGCTCCAACCTTGGCAGTGGGCTCTGGTGAGACTGGCTTTCTGTGCTGCCTGCCTGGGCTTTGTCGAAGGAGGGAAGCTGCTAGTGATCCCCGTGGATGGCAGCCACTGGCTCAGCATGCGTGAAGTGGTTCAGGACCTCAGTCAGAGAGGCCATGAGAGTGTTGTCCTGGCACCAGAGCTGTCCATACACATCAGGGAAGGACCACTCTACACTCTGAAGACCTTTCCAGTCAGTTTCAGCAAGGACCTTTTCCGGGAGATGACACACAATAATTTCCAACTGATGTTTGACCCAGAACCTTTCCTGAAGAGATTTTTTGATATTATTACAACCTTGAAACTAGTCACTGACATGTATTTTAGCTTTTGTGCAGACTTGGTCCATAACAAGAACCTGCTGAAGTCCCTGGAAGAAGCCCACTATGATGCCATTTTAACTGATCCTGCTATCCCCTGTGGAGCCCTTGTGGCACAGTATCTGTCCATTCCAGCTGTTTATTTCTTGAGAGGACTCCCATGTCATTTAGATGCTGAAGGCACTCAGTGCCCAAATCCATCTTCCTATATCCCCAGATTGGCTACAGACAACACAGACAAGATGACATTCCTACAGCGGGTAAAGAACATTCTATACCCATTGCCCCATAGTGTGGTGTGCCATATGATGTATTCACCTTTtgcaaacctggcctcagaacTCCTTCAGAGAGACATGAGTATAGTGGACATTCTAAGGCATGGATCGGTGTGGCTTATGAGGACAGACTTTGTGATGGATTTCCCTAAACCTATCATGCCAAACATGGTCTTCATTGGGGGCATCAACTGTGCCAGTAGCAAGCAGCTCTCCCAGGTTGGTATGTGATCCATTAGCCAACATTGCAGAGGCCACCCAGCGGCTTAATTTGAGCATGTTGTTTCTATGAGAAAATCTGGTTACCTTTTTCATTAGTCCCCAAACATTTGGTGACTCAGGCTGTGATAAGAAGAAGATTGACTTGTAAGTTTTGTGACAGTTTTTGAATGAGGCAGAACTGCAGAGTCAGATTGAGGCAGAAGGAGTTATCTGAGGGGTTTTGCTTGCAAATGCTGTTTACTGTGATTTCTTTGTGTTCCCATAGCCTCTAGCTTCCTTCAGGTCcttgggaatcaggagacctggttttGTGCATAAAATATTGGACTTGAAATCATGAAGATTTCCCtttccttagcctcagttttctcttccttaAAATGGGGGATTGAGGGAGATGCCTCAATTCCCCCCACACTTCAAGATTTTGGAGTCTGTGTTCTTGATGTACAAGTGTTGTCAATATAGTTTTTCTCTGAGTATATTCTTGGTGCAGAGAAGGACAGAtcaatggagagggagagagagatattgaCATTTCTTTTAATGATTAATCTAAGGAAAGCAATCATATGTGTAAAGAACCAAAGGTTCAGTTTCTCTTCCAATCACCTTTGCCTCCTTAAATTGACTGCTTCCATGACGAGATAAAGATAAAGCTCAGGGTATGAAAACTCCCAAGTTG is part of the Dromiciops gliroides isolate mDroGli1 chromosome 4, mDroGli1.pri, whole genome shotgun sequence genome and encodes:
- the LOC122753499 gene encoding UDP-glucuronosyltransferase 1A3-like isoform X1 translates to MATGLQPWPWALVRLALCAACLGFVQGGKLLVVPTDGSHWLSMHKVVQELSLRGHESVVLSPELSVRIKEAPFYTLKTFPVNFSKDLFEELTESEFQLTFDPQPLIKRFFNTVALFKRMNAMYFRFCADLVYNKELLKSLEEAHYDAILTDPIFPCGALVAQYLSIPAVYFLRGLPCHLDAESTQCPDPSSYIPRLATDNTDKMTFLQRVKNILYPLLHSVVCHMMYSPFASLASELLQRDVSIVDVFKHGSVWLMRTDFVMDFPKPIMPNMVFIGGINCASAKQLSQEHHKCFVGGY
- the LOC122753499 gene encoding UDP-glucuronosyltransferase 1A3-like isoform X2, which translates into the protein MATGLQPWPWALVRLALCAACLGFVQGGKLLVVPTDGSHWLSMHKVVQELSLRGHESVVLSPELSVRIKEAPFYTLKTFPVNFSKDLFEELTESEFQLTFDPQPLIKRFFNTVALFKRMNAMYFRFCADLVYNKELLKSLEEAHYDAILTDPIFPCGALVAQYLSIPAVYFLRGLPCHLDAESTQCPDPSSYIPRLATDNTDKMTFLQRVKNILYPLLHSVVCHMMYSPFASLASELLQRDVSIVDVFKHGSVWLMRTDFVMDFPKPIMPNMVFIGGINCASAKQLSQA
- the LOC122753494 gene encoding UDP-glucuronosyltransferase 1A3-like isoform X1, encoding MATGLQPWQWALVRLAFCAACLGFVEGGKLLVIPVDGSHWLSMREVVQDLSQRGHESVVLAPELSIHIREGPLYTLKTFPVSFSKDLFREMTHNNFQLMFDPEPFLKRFFDIITTLKLVTDMYFSFCADLVHNKNLLKSLEEAHYDAILTDPAIPCGALVAQYLSIPAVYFLRGLPCHLDAEGTQCPNPSSYIPRLATDNTDKMTFLQRVKNILYPLPHSVVCHMMYSPFANLASELLQRDMSIVDILRHGSVWLMRTDFVMDFPKPIMPNMVFIGGINCASSKQLSQEFEAYVNASGEHGVVVFSLGSMVSEIPMAKAMEIAEALGTIPQTVLWRYTGKTPSNLAKNTKLVKWLPQNDLLAHPKTRAFITHAGSHGVYEGICNGVPMVLMPLFGDQMDNAKRMESRGAGVTLNVLEMTSDDLSKALKTVINDKSYKENIMRLSALHKDRPISPLDLAVFWVEFVMRNKGAPHLRAAAHDLNWIQYHSLDVFAFLLAIVLTVVLIAAKCCMFCFQKCFGKKGKAKKATKSKSH